A region of the Chlamydia buteonis genome:
CAGGTAAAGGTTTTCGTATAAAAACGATAAACCATGTTCCTGAATATAAAGAGCTAATTTATCGCGGAAATCGCGGTCTGCAGAAGGCCCTTGAGGAGGCCCTGAAAGAAAGGTATGAAAATAAAATCCGGTGCCACCGACAAGAATAGGGACTTTATTTCTAGAGAGGATATTCTGACATGCCTGCATTGCCTGATAATAAAAATCCACAGCATTAAACAGTTCTTGGACATGGCATATATCGATCAGATAATGAGGAATGCGCTGTCTATCCTCCCAAGACACTTTAGCTGTGCCAATATCCATACCACGATAGACTTGCATGGAATCAACTGATATAATTTCTCCATCAATCATAGGCGCTAGCCTTAAAGAAACATCAGTTTTCCCGGATCCTGTAGGTCCCGCAAGTAAAATCACAGTACGCTTAAACAATTTCGCAAATGACTTTTGAGGATCTAAGCAGACATCACATCCTGTAGATGTCATCGCATTAGCTTGGAATTCAGGAGCACGCATATGCACCGGAGTTAAAACTTAGTAAAACATTCTTGTTCTGATTGGCAAACAGGCAAAAGTTGATCGACGCCTGCTATA
Encoded here:
- the miaA gene encoding tRNA (adenosine(37)-N6)-dimethylallyltransferase MiaA, encoding MRAPEFQANAMTSTGCDVCLDPQKSFAKLFKRTVILLAGPTGSGKTDVSLRLAPMIDGEIISVDSMQVYRGMDIGTAKVSWEDRQRIPHYLIDICHVQELFNAVDFYYQAMQACQNILSRNKVPILVGGTGFYFHTFLSGPPQGPSADRDFRDKLALYIQEHGLSFLYENLYLKDPEYARTITKNDRNKIVRGLEIIHLTGKKVSDHRWTREARESTEYNCRGWFLSSPKELLRDTIQLRCQRMLEDDLIDEVHRLLKQGIRDNSSASKAIGYREWIEFIDQGSPAESYEAVKQKFIVNTCHYTKKQRTWFKRYPIFRELPTLGLTAETIAAKIAEDYFLHG